CTGGACTTTTCCATTCTAATTTGTTATTACTTTTTTAGTACCTGAAGCACTAGCAAGGCAATTACATGTTGCGTGAGTTACAACAAATATAATAGTATAGTACACGGTTTACCCTGGATTGTTGCCTATAAATAATAGACACAAGTAATGGCACAAATGCAGAATCACATTTGCTATATCTCCAATTATACTTTCTCTCTCTATCTTTCTAGTCCGAGAAGAGTTATGGCTAGCAAAGCTCATGAGTCAGGTTCGAGGCACCACGAGAGTCGACGTTCCTCTACTGATTCCAGGCATCATGATAATTCCAGATACCACGACAGACAACCTTCATCAAAATCTACTCATTCAAAGCATCATGATACTCAACATTCCTCATCAAGATCTAATGGTTCAAAGCATCATGAGAGTCAACATTCATCAAGATCTGATAGTTCCAGGCACCATGTGACTCAACATTCTTCAAGATCTAATGGTTCAAAGCATCATGAGAGTCAACATTCATCAAGATCTAGTGCTTCCAGGTATCATGAAAGTCAACATTCATCAAGACCTGATAGTTCGAGATACCATGAGAGTCAATATTCAAGTCAACATTCATCGAGAACAGGTGGTTCTAGATGCCATGAGAGTCAACATTCATCAAGGCACCATGAGAGTCAATATTCATCCATGAGGCATCAGGAGGGTCAATATAGTTCAAGATATCATGAAAATCAAAATTCATCAAGACTTAGTAGATCATACAGTTCAGTGCTACAAGGGAGCCAAAGCTCATCCTCTTCTATAAAAAGTATGTACAATAATTATAACAtgaatttaatttgtatatagtattggaaaatatttaaataaagatataccgttagaaaaatattaggtaatcaatatttattttaacattacttaattttttttttaattgaaaatattaacctcctaatattttttataattatatatactatTATATCAACCCTCatacaattatttttttcaaaagtttaaatcgataaaaagattatatttctaatatgCTCATTCCCACATAAACTTTTTTTTGAGTTGGAGtgaatttttttacaattttttttatttgttttatgttaaattttttttatagaaatttttgtGACCAAAAGTTCTTTAACAATTTTGATGAGTATTTGactagtataaatattaaattatttttaataaataaatttgattaatttatatatataaaatatgataaatataagtataaattatgataaaaaataaggTGAAGGTGAAATcgactttatgtgaagttgatactgagagccgttagatgaaaatttagtcaaatcagttaaatcatttaatggctctcaagtatcaacttcacgtgaagtcaactaCACCTGACTTTTTCCCGATTTGATTATTTAACTACTACCCTTGTACTGCATAACAGAAGACACGGGAATTAAGAAGAACCAGATTGTTCTTCCCGACCGTTTCCATGAACATGCTTTAACGATGATGTCAGCCGCCAGAGAGCCATTTAGATGCAGTGGATGTAAGGAACAAGGGTTTGGACGAAGTTACCGATGTGAAAACAAAGGTTGCAGGTATGTCCTCCATGAAGAATGTGCAAACGCTGTTCTTCACCGTAAAAACCACGTAAGTCATTCATTTTTCGAAGGACAAGAATTCTGGTTCCTAGAGAAACCCCTTGGGTATCCTAGAGTTTGTGATGCTTGTAGAATGGACGTGCGAGGCTTTGTGTATCATCGCAAAGCTACAAAAGATGTCTACGACACAGGCTTGGATTTGCATCCATGTTGTTTGAAGCTAAGATACAAGATTTCTTATAACGATTCAAATGCAACAAAGACACTCACATTGCGAAGAAATGTTGAGAAAAAGTGTGTCAAATGCAAGAGTCGTAAAGTTGGGGACGATAGCAAAGTTAAAGGGTGGTCATATTTAACTTCCGATGGAGATtgctttcatgtttcttgttttaaGGAATTGTTTCTTGAGAAAATCAGAGATGACTATTTCTCGGAAAAGAAGATTGTAGTGTCAAAAATGCAGAGCAATGTTGTTGAGAGTAATATGAAAGTTGTGAAAGTTGGAGGAGGATCATCAAATAATTCAAAAGGATCTTCATCACTAGCTAAGATAGTAGTGGTAAAGATAGCACCAGTGGTAGTCAAGTTAATATTTTCAGCTATTTTTGgagatcctgtttcttttgttCTTGCTCTAGTGGAAGCCCTAGTTACTTCTTTTAAttaagggtaaagtactaaattggtcccctatGTTTGggtgtaattctgttttggtccttaaggtttaaagtgttctatttgaatccaaaaaagtttcatttagcatcaatttagtctcacagtaaggtcaaaattaaataattaacaaaatgtcctacataacaacagttcaagaacaaaatcgataatctggagaacaagtacaagctccagaggtacAAAATCAATAGTTTTATCTTATAAGAATCACGCGTTTTATTATTACTCCTATTCTTTTGATATATCTTTATTAAACCTAttcttttttcatataaaattttattttatttttcattattttctccccttctttgcgttttttttttcttttaattaaagaataaaaatttggaGTCTCCATACATAAAAGTATCTTCTTAATCTTTCTCTTCAAATTtaggagagaaaaaaaattgagtattttctgtactttcaaaatatcaaatatttttttggtgTAGAAGTTAcgaagataattaaaaaaaaataagtagaaatatatatatatatatatatttgttcatTAATTACAATAATTCTGCTTTAAATATATTTGTAATTTTGTAGTGCTATATATGTTGATTATGCACAATATAATTATTAGAGTATTTTCTATATAATTGAATAAGGTAAATACGTATGTTTCATGTGAAGTTTATagtaaaaaattgttaaataataatttatttaaatttgtgaAATCATCTGGCGATTAAAAACAAGTAtgattgaataaataaaataaatttggattATTATGTCTGAAGGATTATGCAAGTCAATTGAAGGTCTCTttattcaattaatatatatttttttcattgggTGTAACGCGGACATAAGAGAAACGAAGGCGTGGACGTGATTATATAAACAACAGAATCAATCAACTCATTACCAAATTGAAACATTCAAACTTTGCTAATATACCTACATTTTCTTCACTACTAGCTATTGATATCTGTTTCCCTTCCATGGCTTCAAATATTAACCATCAAGTAGCTACCTATTACCGTTACAATTACCTTCACTCTGTGCGTCATCATCGTGATGAATTCAGGTTAGATCAACCTGCTGAATTGGTTCTGGATTCACGCGACAATTACCAAGGGTGGCGCCAAGCGATGAACTTGGAGCTCGAAAGTAGAAAGATGCTGTGGTTTGTGCATGGCACCGATAAAGAGGTGATGATGAACGAACCAAAAATCTATAGAGAATGGGAGGATCGCAAAGAGCATGTTCTGTCATGGATCCTCGATTCCATCTCGGAgaagataaaaattattattgcgGAAGATTCGTCCAATAATGAAGTTGGCCTGTGGAAAGCTTTGATGAAATTTTTCTCCCACCATGATCATCAGTCCATAATCTCAGATATTAAGGAAGAAATCAAATCCCTCAGACAAGAAAGACGAACTCTGATGGAATATAAGATCAAGTTCGATGCGCTTTGGATGGAATATGACATGCTCGATGTGAACAATGACAAGAGCAAGAGGGAGCAAGAAAGAGCCAAGAGGTTCCTTGAGGGTTTGAATGCCACCTTCGATAAAACAAGATCACTGATAAAGAAACAGACACCTTTTCCATCGCTTGAGAATTTCTTTGATTTGGTAGCTCGAGAAGATCATGATGAAGCATTGATATTCAGCGTGCATATCCAAGATCAACCCGTCAAAGGTACTATATTCACATgctctctttttatatattacCTGATAACTAATTTTAAGCTACAATAATAGCAATGCTAAGGGACCAGTaacttttgtgattggtagccatcaatAATGATTTAATAGTGTGAAATTAGTGTCTGCtaattacatgctggccaaaattcaataaaattgatGGCACTAgacttttccattttttattaaatatttgaatattaATACCCTTATACTATTCCCTCTTAACATTTAAGTATCCTTCTTGTAGTGCACACCGGAATTGATGAGAAGCAGCCGATTCTTCTTTCCGATATCCATGTACACGAGTTAAAGCCAACGCCAGCCGGAGCACCATATCGCTGCGATGGATGTAAAGAACGAGGGTGTGGACGCAGTTACCGTTGTGAAGAAAAAAATTGCAGTAAAGGTTATGTCCTACATGAAGAATGTGCAAACGCTGTTCTTCATCGTCAAGACAAGAAAAGTCATCCATTTTTCGAAGGACAAGAATTCGAGTTCCGAGATAAAGTCCATGGGAAGCCTAGGGTTTGTAATGCTTGTAGAATGGACGTGCGAGGCTTTGTGTATCATAGCGAAGCTAGAAAAAAGGACACAGGCTTGGATTTGCATCCATGTTGTTTGAACCTAAGTCGCGAGATTTCTTATGAAGATTCAGGTGCAACAAAGACACTCACATTGAAACGAGATGTTCCGGAAAACTGTGTTCAATGTAAGCGTAAAAAAGTTGGGGATGATATCAAAGTTAAAGGGTGGTCATATTCAACTTCCGATGGAGATTATTGCTATCATGTTTCTTGTTTTAAGGAACTGTTTCTTGAGAGTTTGAGTAATTATTTCCCGGAAAAGAAAATGCAGACCAATACTGTTGAGAATAATAAGAAAGTTGCCAAAGTTAGAGGACCATCAACTTCCAAAGATAATATTTTCAAGATAGCAACATTGGTACTCAAGATAATATTTTCAGCTCTTTTTGgagatcctgtttcttttgttCTTGCTCTAGTGGAAGGCACAGTTACCGCCGCTTTTAATAATTAAGTAGTTTCATTATTGTTTGTCTTCTTTTTCATGGcctacttttctttttctactgGGGATTTCACTTTTGTTTCAGCTAGCCAATAGATTGTATTTCTATTTATCTTTGAATAATGTGAGTTTGGTGTGTGATtgtaattcaattcttataagaATATGGTTTAATTACTTTATCAGACACTGAATTTTTAATTCAATCTTagctttatatattttttaattaaatttttgtattatatcaaattttataattaaattttttattttaattcattttttattattattttgtttgctttctatttcaattttacacttttatttattttatgtattttcttttatttattataattgatcatCAGTGATTCGATGCAATTTGCTTCGACGCtaacactaattaattttcggATCGAATCtactctttttttaaaaaaatcgtaTATATCTACTCCCTAAATTAAAATATTGACATAAATTTAATTCAACACCgtaatctttttttatatatatatctcgATAAATCcagttataatatattttttaatgatatattttatttgagatttttaatattaaaagataagttattttttattatatgtcatattattattgattaaaatgagctagtttattataattaattttaaccttTTATTTAACCTAactaattaaacataatataattatttttacaatttataaaaattcattaaaacaATTTCATTATCAAAATACacgattttataataaattattgttcatttaatttgattgaaataaaaattttatttttttatttttcttttaatttacaataaaCATTAATTTCGGTTCTAACTTGACTTATTTAAATAGTGAACACACAATTCATtacaattattaaattttaaataaaataaattatgaactTGAATAACCATAACTCCTTAATTCCACGATCTTTATTTTTGAGCATTATAAGTTCTGAAacatttctttaaaataaattaattttaaattaacagTAATGTTaaagaattaatatattttatgatttatagtcattaattaattattattaatatttttaataatataaaattacatattttttattattagttaaatattaactaaattttaataaaagtagtgAGCTACTAAATTTtctcttaattaattattgtgcatttcaatatataataacattttttaattgTTGTATGTCCCTACTTTGAATATAAAACAAAGGCAACAACACGGTTCATACTGTTTCTCTCATTTTGTACCTTATATATATGGGTTATGTTAGGTGTAcattaaaatcagccactaaaattagctatcagtataaaataaatgttaaagtatagatatacattgaaaataaattaaactatacatataatttatatacaaatatattagtggctattttagtgactgattttagtatacaaatagcatatatatatatataaacttcgtCTGAACTAACTACCATGGTTCAACAGAGTCGACCATCCTCATCTTCTATGTCTGCttctgatgagtttggaaaactctaatttaattttgatgatgaacaaatattattaattacaaaattattaatttgatttttatttaacatatgttaattaataattttgtgatgtaGGTTTTTTTATTTGGGCCGAAATAGAAAGAGAAATCCCAagcccaataaaaattaaattcagccTTGTGTAATTCTTGTTATATGATTGTTGGCTAAAAAAGGTTTTATCAATTGGGCCAGAATGAATCTCATTGCTCCAAAGCCCAATTATGTTCCATGCTTAGCAATCCAATGCTTGATCCAAAaatccatcaggaaagcaaatgttatcattTGCCCTATGCCTTCCATCGGACCTCATAGCTGAAATAAATGGGCCAGTTTTTAGTAAACTTCAACATTAAACCCATACCAAACCAAAGATCCAATGCTTGGTCCGATACATAATGAAAGAAAGCAAATTGGCTCCATGCTTTCCAACGGATTTCATTTCTTGTTAAGGGATGGACTTCAAATTTAATTTGCTAGCATTGGGAACATGAGAGAACTTGACTTTGATTTGATGAGAATTATTATGATTCACGCTACTCCacctaagggaagtaaaagcaacctTCTctcaattaattttgtttatctCATTAAATTGCTTTTCTTCCAAGAttatttcttctctctcatctctttctctctttcggtcATTAACCAGAAAACAGTGGATGCCATGGAAGCAAAACTGAGCTACCGAAATGAAGGAAGAGCACAcctaaagaccatcacaatgatggcaagaaaacataacaaaataaaagtgtgctgtggctgagattctcaccaaatatggttagatttggtgaagtaatcttgagctcttcatgctcaaaaaggaagaagaagattcggccagcaaggtgagattcttggaggcatggcttgtctttgattctgcttaaccaccacaggaagtagctagagtggcgaagtgatggaagaggcagagattaaaGCAGataaagccatcatcatcatgaaacaTCAatggccagaaatccatcttggagagcaagccaaggatggagagctcggattgatgaagagtgatgaccaaggaaggactagaggtaattgcatgttggctattgcatggttatctcttctctctctatgtggccgaaccggttatgtgcgaaggaaaagaagttaagcttggGTTTTgacttcaagtgtggaggcttccctcttctataaaaagagtgaacaaccactgtttggagcaaggagttagaagtaagcagtaagagtgcaaggcacaggattctcagagctacctaactttatagatttttttctccttcaatgtattctgtttagtatttttatgtttaattttgtcatgtcttgagtctcattggaaaaggcaaacagtgaggtttgtatgaaaaaaagtcatagagcggaaaaaggcagagagtgcaaaattaaaagaaaaagtcatagatgtcttagagttcctttgttcatctatgttgtgtttcatgattttgtgggaatccccttgtaagttgggttagcactttacagtttgtaatcaagaagattataatgaaattccatcatgattgtgatggagactggatgtaggctgcactgcacttagcagctgaaccaggatatatctgggtgtaactTTCTCTCTTCTATACCTCAATTCTGTTTCTATTGCACAAGAGgtcaaattgaaaaatatctcgtgccaagtgacgagacaaaaagaaaagtctcgtgccaagtgacgagataaaaataaaagtctcgtggctagggacgagacaaaaattaaaaagtctcCTAAAATCATCTCAAAGATCAGCAAGTGTTACTAAGCAAAAAAGGGagactaagattcaacccccttctcttaaccACTAAACCATCAGCTTCTGATCATGTAACTGAAACCCGACTTGGCCAAAGTAATCTTATTTACCTCACATATTATTATTCTGAtcttttcattttaattaattatttcacatgtgtaataaactaataatggaaattatattctaaatttccaatacttttcttttattgatCATATAAAATAGGAAGAATAATTTAATAGTTATAAGCTGCTATGAGTAATATATCGAGAGGTTGGTCTGTGAGATTGGATAGAATTTATTACAACTTATGTATACTAATTTCACAAGAGACTATATAAtaaatacttatttatttctatatatataaaaggttTCGCATACTCCAGAAATTTGTGTTCTAGTTTTAAAATCGCTTATAAACTATTCATCACTTAATTTTTCATGGGTTAACTCTATTGCTAGAGTCTGTATCCTCTAACTAAAATCAGAGTATAAAATACTAGAGAGCAAACActtttattagaaataaaaaatgaaaataataaaaaatatcaattacctAACAATTTTCTTATAGAATATTCTGATATATTGGAGAgacttttaatttgttaatttaatcCTAGCCCATTCAAAAGTAACCATCCTATTTTATTTCaagttaatttaatttagtttggccaatatttttattttttaatttaatttttttagtataattatctaatataataatatatttttaacttacacTTTATATTACTGACTAattctaacaaaaaaataatacattttgttagctttttaatatttcttgatacgaaattaatatttttaataacttattaacctttttcaattatattttagagcaattatcatcaaatttaaataaagcaTATACATTAACAAATTAACGAAGTCAAgtcaatttgattaaattattattctgGTCATGGAGTGGGTTGTCCACTAATATACCAGCTGCCCTAGCGCATCGTTTTTCTATATACTAACAACTCCACTGCTtttgttttttatccttttcttatATTTAGTTTAATTAATTGAAGTCCAGTCATAATTATTTCTTATTATacaagaaatagaaaataaagatattcaaacataaataataaattattcttgGTCGTTAAGCGTTGTACTATATTATAATCTTAATTAATATACTTAAATGCAAGTGCCACTGTATATGCAAGCATGCATTTTTTAGTGTAGAGAAAATTTTCCTCCCTTTCTCTTGTGAGATGTTAAAATgaaattttctttctctctattttataaataaatgtatattctctttccttctaacttttaaaaaacatcttctttaatctattttaaacttttatattaactaatgttaattttattcatttttttaaaaaaaataaattatttttttaaaaaatacccattaacaaaaattttattttttatcattacattttgcttaccaaaatatcatttaataaattattcttttattaattaaattgtatttttaaaaaaatacaatttaatcaataaaaaataatttattaaaggatattttggtaagtaaaatttaatgataaaaaataatttttttgctaatggatattttttcaaaaaataatttattttttcttaaaaaatagataaaattaatattagttaacacaaaaaatttaaaataaattaaaaataagatttttttaaattagaaaggGGAGAactgtacatttataaaataaaagagaagagaatatcaTAATATTAACATGTCCCAAGAGAGATGAGTAGAATTTTTTGtttaatctataatatttttCTGGTCAAAATAGATGGCTTCTTCCCCTTTTCTTTTCTCCACGTTCACATTGAGAAATTGTGATTTGTTCACTTACAAGCTCTAACAAGGCAATTTCATATTGCGTGAGTTACAACTTACACGCTGCACATATGAATTAGTTGGCCATAAATAGACCATAAGCAACAAAGCAAAACTGCAAATTAATTTACTCTCTCCAATTAGACTCTGCCTCTGTTTCCTTTTACATTCATTCATCACTATATACGTGTGTTCCGAGAAGAAAGACTAATGGATAGCAGTGCAAAACCGACACTTCAACAAAGTCTCAGGAAAAAAAGGATTCAACATCCCTCCTCTTCTATTAGGCCTCAACATTCATTCTCTTCTGAACATGGCTCATCTAAACCAGTAAGTATGAGGCAGTCTATTAGAACTACTCAACAATCTTCCTATTCCACACTTACCTCACAGTCGTTAAGGCATCAACAATCATCATCTTCTATGTTCCCTTCTCAACATGATTCATCCAAACCAGTAAATATGATGCAATCTATTAGAACTCAACAATCTTCCTCTTCCACACTTACCTCACACTCGTTTAGGCATCAACAATCACCATCTTCTATGATTTCTTCCGAACATCGTTCATCTAAACCATTAAGTATGACGCAGTCTATTAGAACAACTCAACATTCATCCTTTTCCGGACATGCTTCGCAGTGTATTAGTACTCATCGATCATCGTCTTCCGAAAATGTCTCATTTAGGAAGCTGGTTCTTCCCAATCATCTCCATCGACACGCGTTAACGTTGACGGCGGCGGCCGGAGCACCATATAGCTGCAACGGATGTAAAGAAGCGGGATTCGGACGAAGTTACCGATGTGAAAACAAAGGTTGCAGTTATGTCCTTCATGAAGAATGTGCAGACGCTGTTCTTCAGTGTAAAAACCCTGTAAGTCATTCTTTTTTCGAAGAAGAAAAATTCTGGTTCCTAGAGAAACCCCTTGGGTACCCTAGGGTTTGTGATGCTTGTAGAATGGACGTGCTAGGGTTTGTGTATCATCGCTACGATAACGGCCACCCCGATGACACAGGCTTGGATTTGCATCCATGTTGTTTGAAGCTAAGAGACAACGTTTCTTATAGAGATTTAGATGAAACAAAGACACTGAGATTGCATCGAAATGTTCCGAAAAAGTGTGTTAGATGTAAGAGTCGTAAAGTTGGGGACGATAGCAGAGTTAAAGGGTGGTCATATTTAACTTGTGATGGAGATTGTTATCATGTTTCTTGTTTTAAGGAATTGTTTCTTGAGAAACTCAGAGATGATTATTTCTCGGAAAAGAAGATTGTAGTGTCAAAAATGCAGAGCAATGTTGTTGAGAGTAATAATATGAAAGTTGTCAAAGTTGGAGAAGGATCAAATAATTCAATGAAGATGGTGGGAAAGATAGCACCAGTGGTACTGAAGCTAATATTTTCAGCTATTTTTGgagatcctgtttcttttgttCTTGCTCTAGTGGAAGCCCTAGCTACTTCTTCTAttaattaatttcattattgATTTTCTTCTTTTTGATGGCCTACTACTTTTTTTTCCTACCTTCACTTTTGTTTCGATTAGACAATAGATTAAAAATGTTAGTTACACatcaaaatcaatcactaaaattaattatcatatatgtataatttaatttatttttaatatatattctatattgatggctgattttatatatttatttctgtAAGTAAGTTGGCGTTGTTTTAATTCTTGTAAGATCGGATCCTTATATTGGCGTGCAGGCATGCAATCTAGTATGTACATACAGTCATACATAAATTAATAGTCTTAACAATAACATCATTCTAGAAATTCTATGCTTCCTACTCTTTGGTACATTGGACTATAGCCAATAATATGGAGGAAGCTCAAATTCAAAGAtgatgaaggagatggagaagaTGGGCTACAAGGATGGCGAAGATGTAAAAGTGAGGTTAAATAATACTTTTCTATTGATGAGTGGTTTATTTCTTTTCCGTTTGAGCAGTAAATTGTGTTTCCCTTTAATTTATGAGGAGTGTtagggttagtaatttttgtgatttgtagccatcaaataatcatcaatgatgattttaatggtataagattggtgtgagatttcatccaataactCACTTTTTCTTGCTATTACATGCTTTTGAAAAAGTTGATGCCCTAAATTTTTTCCTGTATGTGAGTTTGGTGTGCTTTGTAATCTTTACAATATCAGTAAATAAAAGTTGCATGTGAATTTGGTTACGTCGTAAGAACTTTTATATTTAGTCATTTTCCTACACTACTAATAATCTAGAAATTGTTCAAGAAATTAAACTACcactttaaataaataaaatgtgctCCATTCATAGCTGAATCACGAATAGACCTTGGATTGTCTCTCTTCAAATGATGAATGGATATGAAACACAAAAATGTCACTGGAATCGGGCttctatattataatataattaagaaTATGTATATTGTTttctgagtttaattttgatgtaaagTATAAAACGTTTTATACAGTCGTGCAATTATATTTGTTCTTTTGAATAACCATTC
The sequence above is drawn from the Arachis hypogaea cultivar Tifrunner chromosome 4, arahy.Tifrunner.gnm2.J5K5, whole genome shotgun sequence genome and encodes:
- the LOC112744899 gene encoding uncharacterized protein isoform X2 — its product is MQNHICYISNYTFSLYLSSPRRVMASKAHESGSRHHESRRSSTDSRHHDNSRYHDRQPSSKSTHSKHHDTQHSSSRSNGSKHHESQHSSRSDSSRHHVTQHSSRSNGSKHHESQHSSRSSASRYHESQHSSRPDSSRYHESQYSSQHSSRTGGSRCHESQHSSRHHESQYSSMRHQEGQYSSRYHENQNSSRLSRSYSSVLQGSQSSSSSIKNTGIKKNQIVLPDRFHEHALTMMSAAREPFRCSGCKEQGFGRSYRCENKGCRYVLHEECANAVLHRKNHVSHSFFEGQEFWFLEKPLGYPRVCDACRMDVRGFVYHRKATKDVYDTGLDLHPCCLKLRYKISYNDSNATKTLTLRRNVEKKCVKCKSRKVGDDSKVKGWSYLTSDGDCFHVSCFKELFLEKIRDDYFSEKKIVVSKMQSNVVESNMKVVKVGGGSSNNSKGSSSLAKIVVVKIAPVVVKLIFSAIFGDPVSFVLALVEALVTSFN
- the LOC112744899 gene encoding uncharacterized protein isoform X1 yields the protein MQNHICYISNYTFSLYLSSPRRVMASKAHESGSRHHESRRSSTDSRHHDNSRYHDRQPSSKSTHSKHHDTQHSSSRSNGSKHHESQHSSRSDSSRHHVTQHSSRSNGSKHHESQHSSRSSASRYHESQHSSRPDSSRYHESQYSSQHSSRTGGSRCHESQHSSRHHESQYSSMRHQEGQYSSRYHENQNSSRLSRSYSSVLQGSQSSSSSIKKDTGIKKNQIVLPDRFHEHALTMMSAAREPFRCSGCKEQGFGRSYRCENKGCRYVLHEECANAVLHRKNHVSHSFFEGQEFWFLEKPLGYPRVCDACRMDVRGFVYHRKATKDVYDTGLDLHPCCLKLRYKISYNDSNATKTLTLRRNVEKKCVKCKSRKVGDDSKVKGWSYLTSDGDCFHVSCFKELFLEKIRDDYFSEKKIVVSKMQSNVVESNMKVVKVGGGSSNNSKGSSSLAKIVVVKIAPVVVKLIFSAIFGDPVSFVLALVEALVTSFN
- the LOC112744898 gene encoding uncharacterized protein yields the protein MASNINHQVATYYRYNYLHSVRHHRDEFRLDQPAELVLDSRDNYQGWRQAMNLELESRKMLWFVHGTDKEVMMNEPKIYREWEDRKEHVLSWILDSISEKIKIIIAEDSSNNEVGLWKALMKFFSHHDHQSIISDIKEEIKSLRQERRTLMEYKIKFDALWMEYDMLDVNNDKSKREQERAKRFLEGLNATFDKTRSLIKKQTPFPSLENFFDLVAREDHDEALIFSVHIQDQPVKVHTGIDEKQPILLSDIHVHELKPTPAGAPYRCDGCKERGCGRSYRCEEKNCSKGYVLHEECANAVLHRQDKKSHPFFEGQEFEFRDKVHGKPRVCNACRMDVRGFVYHSEARKKDTGLDLHPCCLNLSREISYEDSGATKTLTLKRDVPENCVQCKRKKVGDDIKVKGWSYSTSDGDYCYHVSCFKELFLESLSNYFPEKKMQTNTVENNKKVAKVRGPSTSKDNIFKIATLVLKIIFSALFGDPVSFVLALVEGTVTAAFNN